ATCCTTAAAGCAAAGGAGAGAAAATGAACATTTACGACTCAGTTATCGCTAGGGTTTCAAATGGCAAATATGGCAGTATTAGCGATTATTTCACAGGGCAAAATAATGTTAATTTTGAAAAAAGCCTAGATACTTTTAAAGACTTGCTTGACAAGGCTGAAAAAGCTGACACCACAGGCGTAATCAGCGATGCTATCAAAGAAGCAAAAGAGAGTCTTGAGGGCATAGAAGCCATGAATAAAAGCGATGAGCTAGCCACAACTTTCAAAAAGCTTGAAGCGCAAGCCAAAAAAGATGAAGAGATGTTTAAGACCTTTGATTTCATGCAGCTAATGACTCAGCTCATGTATGGCACAAATGACGAGAGTGAAAAAAGCAAGCTGTATCAAAAAATGAACGAGCTAGCAGCAAGCGTGAAAAAATAAAAGCTAAATCTAGAATTCCTAGATAAGAAATTACATAAAACAACTAGGAATTCTAGAATTCCTAGATAAAAATAGTTGAAATTCTAGAATTCCTAGATAAAAAATTACATAAAACAACTAGGAATTCTAGAATTCCTAGATAAAAATAGTTGAAATTCTAGAATTCCTACCTAGATAAAAATCACCTAAAATAACAAGGAATTCTAGAATTCCTAAGCCCTTAGGCTTTTACATCAAAAACATTTTTTAGTATATTTATAATGTTCTCACCTTGAGTGCTTTGAGCCTTTTTAGCTGGTGTGCTAGCTAGGTTAGTTTGCGCAGGTTGTGGGGCAGACACACTAGGCGTAGAGCTTGATATATTCATCATCACACCCTTATATCAAGTGTGTTATTAAGTATATTCATCACAGCTTGCCCCTCTATCTCCATAGCTGCTTTCATCACATTAGTTTGCGCGCCAAGAGCCATTTGAGCTGTACTCATCTCAGCCTGATTCATTGCTACATCAGCACCTTTGCTAGCAGAGCTTACTGGAGTGTAAGCTGGACTTGATACTGGATTTATCATTTTTGCTCCTTTTTGGTTTTATATAAATATCGTCAAATAAAAACGAAATTTTAGTCCTAAAATTCTAGAATTCCTAGCCAAATCTAGAATTCCTAGATGAAAAATCGCCTAAAATAACAAGGAATTCTAGAATTCCCTAGCCAAATCTAGAATTCCTAGATAAAAAATCGCTTAAAATAACAAGGAATTCTAGAATTCCCTAGCAGTAGCTAACACCACTGCCCTCTACTATCTCGCCGATGACGTAGCCATCGCTTGCTTTTAGGACTTTGTCTACATTTTGTTTTGGCACTACTAGCACCATGCCAACGCCACAGTTAAAGGTTCTGCGCATTTCGCTTTTTTCTACTTGGCTGCTTAGTAGCTCGTAGATTGCAGGGGCTTTGATAGCGGCCTCATCTACCTTTGCGCCAAGCGTCTTTGGCAGCACTCTAGGCAGATTTTCTAGTATTCCGCCGCCTGTGATATGCGCTAGAGCTGAGATATGCTCTTTTAGTGTCAAAAACTCTTTTACATAAATCCTAGTAGGCTCTAGTAGCACCTCGCCTAAAGTGCGTCCATCAAACTCGCTTTTTAAATCAAGCCCAAGCTTTTTGATCACAGCTCTAGCTAGTGAAAAGCCATTTGAGTGAAGTCCAGTGCTAGGCAAAGCTACCAAAACATCGCCACATCGCACAAACTCACGCCTATCTATTTGCCCACGCTCAGCAATTCCCACCGCAAAGCCAGCTAGGTCAAAGTCGCCTACTTCATACATGCTAGGCATTTCAGCTGTCTCGCCACCCACTAGCGCGCAGCCTGCTTGCTTGCAGCCCTGGGCTATACCTGCTACTACGGCTTTTGCGTCATTTATATCTAAAGCACCTGTAGCATAGTAATCTAGAAAAAATAGTGGCTTGCCAAAATTACAAATCAAATCATTTACGCACATTGCTACTAGATCAATTCCCACGGTGTCAAACTTATCATAGTCTATGGCTAGGCGCAGTTTCGTGCCTACGCCATCTGTGGCTGAGAGTAGCACAGGCTCTTTATACCCGCTAGGCAGCGCAAAAGCCCCAGAAAACGAGCCGATACCACCTATACAATGCTCATTTTGCGTGCTAGCAACAAGCGGTTTTATCGCCTCTACAAAACTATTTCCAGCGTCTATATCAACGCCTGCTTCTTTGTATGAAATCATTGTTTTTCCTTTAAATAATGTTCGCATTCTAGCTAAAATTCGCTGTAAATATGCTAAAATTGCGCATACATTAAAGGAGAAAAAATGAATTATCCAAAAGCAATAGGACCTTATAGCGCATTTGTAGATGCTGGTGAGTTTGTATTTTGCTCAGGGCAAATTCCACTAGACCCTGCTAGTGGCGAGATAGTTGGCAACTCAGCAGCCGAGCAAGCTGAACAAGCCCTAAAAAATGTAGAAGGCGTGCTAGCAGCAGCAGGACTTAGCACCAAAAATGTAGTAAAAACCACTGTTTTTCTAGCTGATATTGCAGACTTTGCTGCTGTAAATGAAGTATATGCAAGGCATTTTAGCGAGCCTTTCCCAGCGCGCTCTGCACTTCAAGTAGGAGCCTTGCCAAAAGGCGCAAAGGTAGAAATAGAAGTAATTGCTAAAAAATAATGTCTTTTAAGCACGGCGTAGTAATAACCGGACTAATCGGCTCAGGCAAAAGCACGGTTTGTGCGCTTTTAAAAGAGCGTGGCTATGAGATAATCTGCGCTGATAGCATAGCTCATGAGATTTTAGAGCTGAATTCAAGCAGGATAGCCGAGCTTTTTGGGGCGCAGCTACTAAGTGGCGGCAAGGTGGATAGAAAAGCCCTTGGCGCAATAGTCTTTGCTAATCCTAGCGCAAAAAAGAGCTTAGAAGAGCTTTTGCATCCGCTAATACATGAGCGTATTTGCTTTTTATCTAATGAGCTTGAAAAGACTGGCAAGCTCTATTTTGTAGATATTCCGCTGTTTTTTGAAAGTGGAGGGCGGGCAAAGTATGATTTTGCTACTTCCTTGCTAGTTTATGCGCCAAAAGAACTATGTTTAAAGCGGATATTGCGCCGAGATAAGGCTGATGAAATTAACGCAAATGCTCGCATAAACTCTCAAATGGATATAGAAAAAAAGCGAGCTTTGGCTGATTTTGTGCTAGAAAATACTAGCGACTTAGCTAGGCTAGAAAAAAGCCTAGATAATGTTTTAAAAGAGATTAAAGACTCTAAGGAATTCTAGAATTCCCTAAACAAAAGGCAAAAAAGTGATTTTAGCAATAGAAAGTTCTTGTGATGATAGCTCAGTAGCGATTATGAAAGCTAGTGATTTTTCGCTCGTTCATTACGAAAAAATCAGCCAAGAAAAAGAGCACGCCAAATACGGCGGCGTAGTGCCTGAGCTAGCCGCACGCTTACACACCGCTGCCTTGCCGGCTGTGATTTTAAGGGCAAAAGAGCATTTTAAAGCTCTAAAAGCCATAGCTGTCACAAACGAACCAGGGCTTAGCGTGAGCTTGCTTCCTGGCATAGTAGCAGCAAAGGCGCTAGCCGCTGCTTTAAACCTACCGCTAATTAGCGTAAATCACCTTGTAGGGCATATTTACTCGCTGTTTTTAAATGAGCAGATAAAACTGCCCCTTGGCGTGCTACTAGTAAGCGGCGGACATACGATGATACTAGATATCAGCGAAAATGGCGTTATATCCGTGCTTGGAGCTACTAGCGATGATAGCTTTGGCGAGAGTTTTGATAAAAGTGCTAAAATGCTAGGCCTTGGCTACCCAGGTGGGCCGCAAATCCAAAATCTAGCCTTAAAAGGCGATGATAGGGCTTATGATTTTAGCCTGCCTTTAAAGGGCACAAAGCGGCTAGAATACAGCTTTTCAGGGCTGAAAAATCAAGTGCGACTAGCCTGCTTGGAGCTAGAGAATTCTAGAATTCCTAGTGAGAATTCTAAAATTCCTTACTCTGTCATCCCCCGACTTGATCGGGGGATCTCTAGCGAGAATTCTAGAATTCTTAGCGAAATTCCTAATGAGAATTCTAAAATTCCCAGCCAGCAAAAAGCAAATATCGCTGCTAGTTTTGAGCGTGTGGCTTGTCTTCACATCATCGACCGCCTAAAACTAGCATTTAGTTCGCAAAAGTGGGCGCGCTTTGGCGTAGTAGGTGGGGCTAGTGCAAATCTACGCCTAAGAAGCATGCTAGAGAATCTTTGTGCTAGTTATGACTGCGAGCTACTCTTTGCGCCTTTGGAGTATTGTAGTGACAATGCTGCGATGATAGCACGCGCAGCTGTGGCAAAGTATCATAACAAAGACTTTTGTGAAAGCCTAGAAATGCACCCCAGATCAAGCCTAGAAAACCTAAAAATCATCTAAAAGGGAGAAAAAATGAGTATTTTGATAAAAAACGCAACCATAATAAACGCAAACAACACACAAAAAGCAAATATCCTGATCAAAGATAACAAAATCACGCAAATCAGCTCTGCTATGAGCGATGCTGACCGTGTGATAGATGCTAGTGGCAAGCTTGTTATGCCAGGGCTTATTGATATGCATGTCCATTTCCGTGACCCAGGCCAAGAGTATAAAGAAGATATCATCACAGGCAGCCGCGCTGCAGCTGCAGGTGGCGTGACGACTGCTTGCTGCATGGCAAATACAAAGCCAGTAAATGACAGCCCACTAATCGCAAAATACATGATCCAAAAGGCCAAAGACTGCGGTCTAATCGATCTATATCCCATATCTGCTATCACGCAAGGCAGCAAGGGCGAGCGCCTAGTAGATATGGGCAAGATGCTAGAGGCTGGCTGCATCGCATTTAGCGATGATGGGCTACCTGTGGTAAGCTCTGATGTGATGAGAGCTGCGCTTGAGTATAGTGCGCATCACGGCAGCTTTATCATCAATCACAGCCAAGACTGCTCACTTTGCCGCTGCGGACATATGAACGAGGGGCAAATGAGTATGAAACTAGGCATAAAAGGCATGCCACGAGAACAAGAAGAGATAATGATAAGCCGTGATTTACTACTTGCTAAGCAAACAGGCGGCCGCATACACACAGCTCACATCAGCTCTGCGTGGAGTTTAGAACTCGTTAAAATGGCTAGAGAAAAGGGCATAAACATCACTTGCGAGGTTACGCCGCACCACTTCACCTACGATGAGAGTGCACTAGAAAACTACGATACAAGCTACAAAATGAGCCCGCCACTTCGCACAAAGGCTGATGTAGAGGCGATGAAAGCAGGGCTAAAAAGCGGCGTTATAGATGTGATAGCAACCGACCATGCCCCACACAGCAAGGATGAGAAAAACAGCACCTTTGAGGATGCGCCTTTTGGTATCACAGGACTGCAGACCCTAGTGCCACTCACGCTAAATCTAGTGCGTGAGGGCGTGCTAAGCTATGAAGATATGGTGCGAGTATGCTCAAAAAGACCGGCCCAAATTCTAGGGCTTGATGATAGGGGCGAGATAGCTGTAGGCAAGCTAGCAGATATCGCAATAATCGATCCAAATATAGAATATATTTTTGATGAGAAGTTAAACTTCAGTAAAAGCATAAACTCGCCGCTTTTTGGCAAAACGCTAAAAGGCGCAAATGTCCTAAGCATAAAATCAGGTAAAATTGTCTACGAATGGGGCAAGGAATTCTAGAATTCCTAACTACTTGTGTCATTGTCCGACTTGCTTTTTTGTCATCCTCGGGCTTGCGTTCTGTGTCATCCTCGGGCTTGACCCGAGGATCTCAGTACTAAAGAATTCTAGAATTCCTTATAGAGATTGTCAGGTCAAGCCGGACAATGACACAAGGTTTGTCATCCTCGGGCTTGCGTTTTTGTCATCCTCGGGCTTGACCCGAGGATCTCTATAAAAATTGTCCAGCTTGACCATTCTGTGTCATCCCCCGACTTGATCGGGGGATCCCAAAAAAAGCACGCAATCCGTATAATGGCACAAGACTAAAAAACACAAAATAAAAGGCAAGAATTGAACTATTATTATGTCTACATACTCACAAACAAAACAAACTCAGTCATTTATATAGGCATAACAAATAATTTATTGCGCAGATTATACGAGCATAAAAACAAACTACTAGATGGCTTTACAAAAAAATACAATGTAAATAAGCTAGTGTATTTTGAACAAACTAGTGATATAAACGAGGCTATAAAACGAGAAAAAACACTCAAAAAGTGGAATAGAGAGTGGAAAATAGAACTAATAAAAAAGCAAAATCCAGAATTTAAAGATCTAAGCAGCGAGTGGGAATTCTAGAATTCCTAACTACTTGTGTCATCCTCGGGCTGTTTTTTGTCATCCCCCAGCTTGACCATTCTATGTCATCCTCGGGCTGTTTTGTGTCATCCTCGGGCTTGACCCGAGGATCTCTATAAAAATTGTTCGCCTTGCGTGTTAGTGTGTCATCCTCGGGCTTGACCCGAGGATCTCAGTACTAAGGAATTCTAGAATTCCTTATAGAGATTGTCCGGTCAAGCCGGACAATGACACAAGGTTTGTCATCCTCGGGCTGTTTTTTGTCATCCTCGGGCTTGACCATTCTATGTCATCCTCGGGCTTGACCCGAGGATCTCATCACTAAAGAATTCTAGAATTCCTTATAGAGATTGTCCGGTCAAGCCGGACAATGACACAGAATGGTCAAGCCGGACAATGACACAAGGTTTGAGATCCCCCGATCAAGTCGGGGGATGACAGAAAACGCAAGTCGGGGGATTTTTATAGAGATCCTCGGGTCAAGCCCGAGGATGACACAGCAGGGAATTCTAGATTTTAAGGGTTTTGAGCTTGCCAGCGTTATTTACTTAGTATATTTTACCTGAACTGATTGCTACGCAGCCCAGACCAGTACCATCATTCTTCACACCTGTACAGTTTGCTGTACCGTCTTCAGGTTTACCACTGTTTGGTAGAGTTGAATCTAAGAGTTGTTTTACTGGAGTAGATGCCAAAACTGCTGTACAAAGAGGATCATTATTTCCGTTAACTGGTTTAAAAGCAAAATATGTGCCTATCTCACTATCTCGAAGAAATATTTGTAGACAGTTTTTACCACCTACTGCTAGGGATACTCTTGTACCGTCGTAAACCGCGCCTACTGTGGTATCAATAGCATCACCATTCTCATCTTTTAGAGGCACATTTGTGATATCTCTCCATTTTGCACCAATAAGGTCTCCTTTTGCTGCATAGTAACCACTAGCGTCGCTTATTAGTGTGCGTAGGTTGGCAACAGCAGCTGAGATCTCAGCGTCCTCTCTTGTACCAGCTAGGCGAGGGATAGCTACACTAGCTAGAATTCCTAAGATAACGATAACAAAGATTAGCTCTATCATTGTAAAGCCTTTTTTCATCTTCTCTCCTTTTTATTTAATTTAAAAAAAAAGGGAATTCTAGAATTAAGAATTCTAGAATTCCCTAGCTCTTTAAGCTAAATATTTTAGCTTATGGTGCTGGTTGTGTTGGTTATTGATAAACTGATGTGTTTGAGCCGATAGCCATAGCATTTGCAATACCATTAGTAGTATTATCCTTTACAACTGAATCAATATAAGCTTTTACAGGTTTTGAAGCTAGAACTTTACCGCAAACACCTTCTGTTGTTGTTACTGTTCCAGTTTGTCCAGTACCAGCAGGTTGTTGTTTTAGAGTAAATTTAATGTGAGCTGGTGCATTGGTGGTTTTACCTACCACTGCAACACCGATGCAGTCATTAACGTTACCTACTTTTAGGTATGCAGTTGTATCAGCTTCTACTGTATTATCCATAGCAGCACCATCAGCACCCTTTTTTAGAGGCACACTTGTAATTTCAGTCCATTTTGCGTCGTTTGTGCCCCCTGCGTCCTTAAAGTCTCCTTTTACTGCATAGTAGCTAGCAGCGTCGCTTAGTAGTGTGCGTAGGTTCGCAACAGCAGCTGAGATCTCAGCGTCCTCTCTTGTACCAGCTAGACGAGGGATAGCTACGCTAGCTAGAATTCCTAAAATTACGATCACGAAGATCAACTCAATCATTGTAAAGCCCTTTTTCATGGCTAACTCCTTTAAGATAAATTGTGGCGGAATTGTAGTGTTTTAATTATTAAACTTTGCTTAAACTAAGCTATTTTTTTGTTTTTTATTAATGTTTTATTAAAGTATTTTGTTAAGGAATTTTAGATTTTTGCTCGCTTTAGTGGGGACAAGCCCCACTGCTCGCAAATTTTAATAAGGGCTACGCCCTAAACCCTTAGGGGCTGCGCCCCTAAAACCCCACTAAAATCTAGAATTCTCTTGATTTATTTGCGTTTTTGACGGAATTTTAGACGGAATTCCGCAATGACGGGAATTTGGGGCTAGGCTGCTATTTGTCTGCCTATGTAAGCCATGTATAAACCCAAAAAGCCGATCATTACAGCAATAGCAACAAAAACAAAGTTTTCCATATTACAACCTTTTTAAAATACTAGCATAGACTGCCAAAAGTGCGATCATCGCTACAAACATAACAGAACACAACGCACCGCACTGAACCCTTAGGGGCTGCCGCCCCTAAAACACCGCTAAAATCTAGAATTCCTAAGCTAAAAATACCCCCGCACCCCCAAAAAAACTAGAATTCCTGCCATTAGAGATCCTC
The nucleotide sequence above comes from Campylobacter magnus. Encoded proteins:
- the purM gene encoding phosphoribosylformylglycinamidine cyclo-ligase — encoded protein: MISYKEAGVDIDAGNSFVEAIKPLVASTQNEHCIGGIGSFSGAFALPSGYKEPVLLSATDGVGTKLRLAIDYDKFDTVGIDLVAMCVNDLICNFGKPLFFLDYYATGALDINDAKAVVAGIAQGCKQAGCALVGGETAEMPSMYEVGDFDLAGFAVGIAERGQIDRREFVRCGDVLVALPSTGLHSNGFSLARAVIKKLGLDLKSEFDGRTLGEVLLEPTRIYVKEFLTLKEHISALAHITGGGILENLPRVLPKTLGAKVDEAAIKAPAIYELLSSQVEKSEMRRTFNCGVGMVLVVPKQNVDKVLKASDGYVIGEIVEGSGVSYC
- a CDS encoding type II secretion system protein, with amino-acid sequence MIELIFVIVILGILASVAIPRLAGTREDAEISAAVANLRTLISDASGYYAAKGDLIGAKWRDITNVPLKDENGDAIDTTVGAVYDGTRVSLAVGGKNCLQIFLRDSEIGTYFAFKPVNGNNDPLCTAVLASTPVKQLLDSTLPNSGKPEDGTANCTGVKNDGTGLGCVAISSGKIY
- a CDS encoding RidA family protein — its product is MNYPKAIGPYSAFVDAGEFVFCSGQIPLDPASGEIVGNSAAEQAEQALKNVEGVLAAAGLSTKNVVKTTVFLADIADFAAVNEVYARHFSEPFPARSALQVGALPKGAKVEIEVIAKK
- a CDS encoding dihydroorotase; its protein translation is MSILIKNATIINANNTQKANILIKDNKITQISSAMSDADRVIDASGKLVMPGLIDMHVHFRDPGQEYKEDIITGSRAAAAGGVTTACCMANTKPVNDSPLIAKYMIQKAKDCGLIDLYPISAITQGSKGERLVDMGKMLEAGCIAFSDDGLPVVSSDVMRAALEYSAHHGSFIINHSQDCSLCRCGHMNEGQMSMKLGIKGMPREQEEIMISRDLLLAKQTGGRIHTAHISSAWSLELVKMAREKGINITCEVTPHHFTYDESALENYDTSYKMSPPLRTKADVEAMKAGLKSGVIDVIATDHAPHSKDEKNSTFEDAPFGITGLQTLVPLTLNLVREGVLSYEDMVRVCSKRPAQILGLDDRGEIAVGKLADIAIIDPNIEYIFDEKLNFSKSINSPLFGKTLKGANVLSIKSGKIVYEWGKEF
- a CDS encoding type II secretion system protein, translating into MIELIFVIVILGILASVAIPRLAGTREDAEISAAVANLRTLLSDAASYYAVKGDFKDAGGTNDAKWTEITSVPLKKGADGAAMDNTVEADTTAYLKVGNVNDCIGVAVVGKTTNAPAHIKFTLKQQPAGTGQTGTVTTTEGVCGKVLASKPVKAYIDSVVKDNTTNGIANAMAIGSNTSVYQ
- a CDS encoding GIY-YIG nuclease family protein — translated: MNYYYVYILTNKTNSVIYIGITNNLLRRLYEHKNKLLDGFTKKYNVNKLVYFEQTSDINEAIKREKTLKKWNREWKIELIKKQNPEFKDLSSEWEF
- the coaE gene encoding dephospho-CoA kinase (Dephospho-CoA kinase (CoaE) performs the final step in coenzyme A biosynthesis.); amino-acid sequence: MSFKHGVVITGLIGSGKSTVCALLKERGYEIICADSIAHEILELNSSRIAELFGAQLLSGGKVDRKALGAIVFANPSAKKSLEELLHPLIHERICFLSNELEKTGKLYFVDIPLFFESGGRAKYDFATSLLVYAPKELCLKRILRRDKADEINANARINSQMDIEKKRALADFVLENTSDLARLEKSLDNVLKEIKDSKEF
- the tsaD gene encoding tRNA (adenosine(37)-N6)-threonylcarbamoyltransferase complex transferase subunit TsaD encodes the protein MILAIESSCDDSSVAIMKASDFSLVHYEKISQEKEHAKYGGVVPELAARLHTAALPAVILRAKEHFKALKAIAVTNEPGLSVSLLPGIVAAKALAAALNLPLISVNHLVGHIYSLFLNEQIKLPLGVLLVSGGHTMILDISENGVISVLGATSDDSFGESFDKSAKMLGLGYPGGPQIQNLALKGDDRAYDFSLPLKGTKRLEYSFSGLKNQVRLACLELENSRIPSENSKIPYSVIPRLDRGISSENSRILSEIPNENSKIPSQQKANIAASFERVACLHIIDRLKLAFSSQKWARFGVVGGASANLRLRSMLENLCASYDCELLFAPLEYCSDNAAMIARAAVAKYHNKDFCESLEMHPRSSLENLKII